A region of the Thioploca ingrica genome:
TCAATGCGGCCGGTGGCAAAGCTACCATTGAAACCGCCTATAAAGACTTGGGTGATGTCTGCAAAACTTGCCACAAAGATTACCGCACGGAAAAATAATCGCGTGGTCAAGCTCAGGAACCCATTCGTGAAACGAGCTAAACCACTGTCATGGCTTCTTTCCGGTCTCTGGCTAATGTGGGCCTTGCCTACACTAGCAGGGGATTTAACGAACCCAGGGGAATATGTTTTCAAATTGGCCGGCTGCAAGAGTTGCCATACCGATAGTGAGCACCAAGGCGATTTTATGGCGGGCGGACGGGCACTGGCTACGCCTTTCGGGACTTTTTATACCCCCAATATCACTTCTGATCCCGAGCATGGTTTGGGTAAATGGAGCGAAGCGGAATTCATCCAGGTACTAAGTAAAGGTATTAGTCCTGGCGGTAGCCATTATTTCCCGGTATTTCCCTACCCTTCCTACACTCGTATGAGCCGCGAAGATATGCAGGCGCTGTGGGCTTATCTACGTACGGTGTCGGCCGTGGCCAAGCCCAATAAAGCCCATGACATACCCTGGTATCTAGGACGGATCGCTAGTTGGAGTTGGCAATATCTATTTTTCACTCCCGGCGCATGGACACCACAGCCGGATAAATCCATTGCCTGGAACCGCGGTGCGTATATCGCCACGGCACTAGCTCATTGCGGCGAATGTCACACTCCACGCAACCGTTTCGGAGTGCTGGATCAAAGTATGGCCTATGCTGGCACCGAAAACGGCCCAGAAGACGCAAAGGTACCGAATATCACTTCCGATCCGGAAACCGGCATTGGTAAATGGAGTCACGATGAATTG
Encoded here:
- a CDS encoding cytochrome c produces the protein MAGGRALATPFGTFYTPNITSDPEHGLGKWSEAEFIQVLSKGISPGGSHYFPVFPYPSYTRMSREDMQALWAYLRTVSAVAKPNKAHDIPWYLGRIASWSWQYLFFTPGAWTPQPDKSIAWNRGAYIATALAHCGECHTPRNRFGVLDQSMAYAGTENGPEDAKVPNITSDPETGIGKWSHDELVDFFQEGMLPDGDYTGSLMAEVVDNGLKYMTKADAEALATYIAALPPIPHAIVHKKKN